A window of the Citrus sinensis cultivar Valencia sweet orange chromosome 9, DVS_A1.0, whole genome shotgun sequence genome harbors these coding sequences:
- the LOC102619055 gene encoding hexose carrier protein HEX6-like isoform X5: protein MAAGFAITSEGGQYYNGKMTVFVVLSCIVAATGGLIFGYDIGISGGVTSMEPFLKKFFPEVYRKMKEDTNISNYCKFDSQLLTTFTSSLYIAGLIASLFASSVTRAFGRKASILVGGTAFLAGSALGGAAFNIYMLIFGRVLLGVGIGFANQSVPLYLSEMAPPKNRGAFNIGFQVCVAIGVLSANLLNYGTQKIKGGWGWRISLAMAAAPASILTIGALFLPETPNSIIQRSNDHQKAERMLQRVRGTADVQAELDDLIRAGSISKTINHPFKKIIERKYRPQLVMAILIPFFQQVTGINVISFYAPVLFRTIKLSESTSLLMSAIVTGGVGTISTILSMILADRLGRKVLFLVGGIQMLVSQVMIGSIMAAQLGDHGGFSSGYAYLILVLVCVYTTGFAYSWGPLGWLVPSEIFPLEIRSAGQSITVAVGLLFTFLVAQTFLAMLCHFKAGIFFFFGGWVAFMTTFVHFFLPETKNLPIEQMDKLWAEHWFWRRIVGEGVEDSKMQEAL from the exons GTGGAGTGACGTCAATGGAGCcatttttgaagaaattcttcCCAGAAGTGtacagaaaaatgaaagaagacACCAACATTAGCAATTACTGCAAGTTTGACAGCCAACTATTAACCACCTTCACGTCCTCTCTATACATTGCTGGCCTTATTGCCTCCTTATTTGCCTCCTCAGTCACCAGAGCCTTCGGCCGCAAGGCATCAATTCTTGTCGGCGGCACAGCTTTTCTTGCTGGTTCAGCCCTCGGAGGCGCTGCATTTAACATTTACATGCTTATATTTGGGCGTGTGTTGCTTGGCGTTGGCATTGGTTTTGCAAACCAA TCAGTGCCACTGTATCTCTCAGAAATGGCACCACCAAAAAACAGAGGAGCGTTCAACATTGGCTTCCAAGTATGTGTTGCCATTGGTGTCCTATCCGCTAATCTTCTCAATTACGGCACCCAAAAGATCAAGGGTGGCTGGGGCTGGAGAATCTCCCTGGCAATGGCTGCTGCTCCTGCATCGATATTAACAATAGGTGCACTTTTCCTGCCAGAAACACCCAACAGCATAATCCAGCGCAGCAATGACCACCAAAAGGCTGAAAGGATGCTGCAGCGTGTGCGTGGCACAGCTGATGTTCAAGCAGAACTCGATGATCTCATCAGAGCAGGCTCCATTTCAAAAACCATTAACCACCcatttaagaaaatcattgaaagaaaatacagGCCTCAGTTGGTAATGGCAATACTGATACCATTTTTCCAACAGGTGACAGGAATCAATGTCATTTCATTCTATGCTCCCGTACTCTTTAGGACAATCAAACTAAGTGAAAGTACATCACTACTCATGTCCGCAATTGTGACTGGTGGTGTAGGTACAATTTCAACAATCTTATCGATGATTCTAGCCGATAGACTTGGCCGAAAAGTATTGTTTTTAGTTGGGGGGATACAGATGCTTGTGTCACAAGTAATGATTGGATCAATCATGGCAGCTCAACTTGGTGATCACGGAGGATTCAGCTCAGGCTATGCTTACTTAATTTTGGTTCTAGTTTGTGTATATACTACTGGGTTTGCTTATTCATGGGGGCCATTGGGATGGTTGGTTCCAAGTGAAATTTTTCCACTAGAGATTAGATCAGCTGGGCAGAGCATTACTGTGGCAGTCGGTCTTTTGTTTACTTTCTTGGTTGCTCAAACATTTTTAGCCATGCTTTGCCATTTTAAGGCAgggattttcttcttctttggaGGGTGGGTGGCATTTATGACGACATTTGTGCACTTCTTTTTACCTGAGACTAAAAATTTGCCAATTGAGCAGATGGATAAACTCTGGGCAGAGCATTGGTTTTGGAGGAGAATAGTTGGAGAAGGAGTGGAAGACAGTAAGATGCAAGAAGCACTATAA
- the LOC102619055 gene encoding hexose carrier protein HEX6-like isoform X1, with protein sequence MAVGLAFTSEGGGQYYSGKMTPFVVLSCIVAATGGLIFGYDLGISGGVTSMEPFLKKFFPEVYRKMKEDTNISNYCKFDSQLLTTFTSSLYIAGLIASLFASSVTRAFGRKASILVGGTAFLAGSALGGAAFNIYMLIFGRVLLGVGIGFANQSVPLYLSEMAPPKNRGAFNIGFQVCVAIGVLSANLLNYGTQKIKGGWGWRISLAMAAAPASILTIGALFLPETPNSIIQRSNDHQKAERMLQRVRGTADVQAELDDLIRAGSISKTINHPFKKIIERKYRPQLVMAILIPFFQQVTGINVISFYAPVLFRTIKLSESTSLLMSAIVTGGVGTISTILSMILADRLGRKVLFLVGGIQMLVSQVMIGSIMAAQLGDHGGFSSGYAYLILVLVCVYTTGFAYSWGPLGWLVPSEIFPLEIRSAGQSITVAVGLLFTFLVAQTFLAMLCHFKAGIFFFFGGWVAFMTTFVHFFLPETKNLPIEQMDKLWAEHWFWRRIVGEGVEDSKMQEAL encoded by the exons GTGGAGTGACGTCAATGGAGCcatttttgaagaaattcttcCCAGAAGTGtacagaaaaatgaaagaagacACCAACATTAGCAATTACTGCAAGTTTGACAGCCAACTATTAACCACCTTCACGTCCTCTCTATACATTGCTGGCCTTATTGCCTCCTTATTTGCCTCCTCAGTCACCAGAGCCTTCGGCCGCAAGGCATCAATTCTTGTCGGCGGCACAGCTTTTCTTGCTGGTTCAGCCCTCGGAGGCGCTGCATTTAACATTTACATGCTTATATTTGGGCGTGTGTTGCTTGGCGTTGGCATTGGTTTTGCAAACCAA TCAGTGCCACTGTATCTCTCAGAAATGGCACCACCAAAAAACAGAGGAGCGTTCAACATTGGCTTCCAAGTATGTGTTGCCATTGGTGTCCTATCCGCTAATCTTCTCAATTACGGCACCCAAAAGATCAAGGGTGGCTGGGGCTGGAGAATCTCCCTGGCAATGGCTGCTGCTCCTGCATCGATATTAACAATAGGTGCACTTTTCCTGCCAGAAACACCCAACAGCATAATCCAGCGCAGCAATGACCACCAAAAGGCTGAAAGGATGCTGCAGCGTGTGCGTGGCACAGCTGATGTTCAAGCAGAACTCGATGATCTCATCAGAGCAGGCTCCATTTCAAAAACCATTAACCACCcatttaagaaaatcattgaaagaaaatacagGCCTCAGTTGGTAATGGCAATACTGATACCATTTTTCCAACAGGTGACAGGAATCAATGTCATTTCATTCTATGCTCCCGTACTCTTTAGGACAATCAAACTAAGTGAAAGTACATCACTACTCATGTCCGCAATTGTGACTGGTGGTGTAGGTACAATTTCAACAATCTTATCGATGATTCTAGCCGATAGACTTGGCCGAAAAGTATTGTTTTTAGTTGGGGGGATACAGATGCTTGTGTCACAAGTAATGATTGGATCAATCATGGCAGCTCAACTTGGTGATCACGGAGGATTCAGCTCAGGCTATGCTTACTTAATTTTGGTTCTAGTTTGTGTATATACTACTGGGTTTGCTTATTCATGGGGGCCATTGGGATGGTTGGTTCCAAGTGAAATTTTTCCACTAGAGATTAGATCAGCTGGGCAGAGCATTACTGTGGCAGTCGGTCTTTTGTTTACTTTCTTGGTTGCTCAAACATTTTTAGCCATGCTTTGCCATTTTAAGGCAgggattttcttcttctttggaGGGTGGGTGGCATTTATGACGACATTTGTGCACTTCTTTTTACCTGAGACTAAAAATTTGCCAATTGAGCAGATGGATAAACTCTGGGCAGAGCATTGGTTTTGGAGGAGAATAGTTGGAGAAGGAGTGGAAGACAGTAAGATGCAAGAAGCACTATAA
- the LOC102619055 gene encoding hexose carrier protein HEX6-like isoform X3, with translation MAVGLAFTSEGGGQYYNGKITPFVVLSCIVAATGGLTFGYDLGISGGVTSMEPFLKKFFPEVYKNMREDTKVSNYCKFNSQLLTTFTSSPFIAGLIASLFASKVTRALGRKASILVGGVAFLAGSALGGAAFNVYMLILGRVLLGVGIGFSNQSVPLYLSEMAPPNHRGAFNIGFQVCTAIGVLGANLLNYGTQKIKGGWGWRISLSMAAAPASILTLGALILPDTPNSIIQRSNGPEKAKKMLQRVRGTADVQAELDDLLRASIVSRTVKHPFQTIIQRKYRPQLVMAILIPFFQQLTGINVISFYAPVLFRTIKLSESTSLLMSAVVTGGVSTIATITSMILTDKLGRKVLFLVGGILMFVSQVMIGSIMAAELGDHGGISEGYAYLVLALVCVYIAGFASSWGPLGWLVPSEIFPLEIRSAGQSITVAVGFLFIFLVAQSFLAMLCHLKAGIFFFFGGWEVVMTVFVHFFLPETKNVPIERMDKVWKEHWFWQRIVGDVVEEIKIEQAL, from the exons GTGGTGGGCAATATTACAATGGGAAGATAACTCCATTTGTTGTCCTGTCATGTATTGTTGCTGCCACTGGAGGTCTTACTTTCGGCTATGATCTTGGAATTTCAG GTGGAGTGACATCGATGGAACCATTTCTGAAGAAATTCTTCCCAGAAGTGTACAAAAACATGAGAGAAGACACCAAAGTTAGCAACTACTGCAAGTTCAACAGCCAACTATTAACCACCTTCACCTCCTCTCCATTCATTGCTGGCCTTATTGCTTCCTTATTTGCTTCCAAAGTCACGAGAGCCCTCGGCCGCAAGGCATCAATCCTTGTCGGTGGCGTGGCGTTTCTAGCCGGCTCAGCCCTCGGCGGTGCTGCATTTAACGTGTACATGTTGATACTTGGGCGCGTGTTGCTTGGAGTTGGCATTGGTTTTTCTAACCAA TCAGTGCCACTGTATCTCTCAGAAATGGCACCACCAAATCACAGAGGAGCATTCAACATTGGCTTCCAAGTATGTACTGCCATTGGAGTTCTAGGAGCTAATCTTCTTAACTACGGTACCCAAAAGATCAAGGGCGGCTGGGGCTGGAGAATCTCCCTTTCAATGGCTGCAGCCCCTGCTTCAATACTAACACTGGGTGCTCTTATCCTGCCAGACACACCCAACAGCATAATCCAGCGTAGCAATGGCCCCGAAAAGGCTAAAAAGATGCTGCAACGTGTCCGCGGCACAGCTGACGTTCAAGCAGAACTTGATGATCTTCTCAGAGCAAGCATTGTTTCAAGAACTGTCAAACACCCATTTCAGACAATCATTCAAAGAAAATACAGGCCTCAGCTAGTAATGGCAATACTGATACCATTTTTCCAACAACTTACAGGAATCAATGTCATTTCATTCTACGCTCCGGTACTCTTCAGGACTATTAAGCTAAGTGAAAGTACATCACTACTCATGTCCGCAGTTGTGACTGGCGGGGTAAGCACCATAGCAACAATCACATCGATGATTCTAACCGATAAACTAGGCCGGAAAGTGTTATTTCTGGTTGGGGGAATACTAATGTTTGTGTCGCAAGTAATGATTGGATCAATCATGGCAGCTGAGCTTGGTGATCATGGTGGCATCAGCGAAGGCTATGCTTACTTAGTTTTAGCACTTGTATGTGTATACATAGCTGGGTTTGCGTCCTCTTGGGGGCCATTGGGATGGTTGGTTCCGAGTGAGATTTTTCCGTTGGAGATTAGATCAGCAGGGCAAAGTATTACTGTTGCAGTTggatttttgtttattttcttggtAGCTCAGAGCTTTTTAGCCATGCTTTGCCATTTAAAGGCGgggatttttttcttttttggaggATGGGAGGTGGTGATGACTGTTTTTGTGCACTTTTTTTTACCAGAGACTAAAAATGTGCCAATTGAGCGGATGGATAAAGTGTGGAAAGAGCATTGGTTTTGGCAGAGAATTGTTGGGGATGTGGTGGAAGAAATTAAGATAGAACAGGCACTATGA
- the LOC102619055 gene encoding hexose carrier protein HEX6-like isoform X4, whose protein sequence is MAVGLAFTSEGGGQNYNGKMTPFVVLSCIVAATGGLTFGYDLGISGGVTSMEPFLKKFFPEVYKNMREDTKVSNYCKFNSQLLTTFTSSPFIAGLIASLFASKVTRALGRKASILVGGVAFLAGSALGGAAFNVYMLILGRVLLGVGIGFSNQSVPLYLSEMAPPNHRGAFNIGFQVCTAIGVLGANLLNYGTQKIKGGWGWRISLSMAAAPASILTLGALILPDTPNSIIQRSNGPEKAKKMLQRVRGTADVQAELDDLLRASIVSRTVKHPFQTIIQRKYRPQLVMAILIPFFQQLTGINVISFYAPVLFRTIKLSESTSLLMSAVVTGGVSTIATITSMILTDKLGRKVLFLVGGILMFVSQVMIGSIMAAELGDHGGISEGYAYLVLALVCVYIAGFASSWGPLGWLVPSEIFPLEIRSAGQSITVAVGFLFIFLVAQSFLAMLCHLKAGIFFFFGGWEVVMTVFVHFFLPETKNVPIERMDKVWKEHWFWQRIVGDVVEEIKIEQAL, encoded by the exons GTCTTACTTTCGGCTATGATCTTGGAATTTCAG GTGGAGTGACATCGATGGAACCATTTCTGAAGAAATTCTTCCCAGAAGTGTACAAAAACATGAGAGAAGACACCAAAGTTAGCAACTACTGCAAGTTCAACAGCCAACTATTAACCACCTTCACCTCCTCTCCATTCATTGCTGGCCTTATTGCTTCCTTATTTGCTTCCAAAGTCACGAGAGCCCTCGGCCGCAAGGCATCAATCCTTGTCGGTGGCGTGGCGTTTCTAGCCGGCTCAGCCCTCGGCGGTGCTGCATTTAACGTGTACATGTTGATACTTGGGCGCGTGTTGCTTGGAGTTGGCATTGGTTTTTCTAACCAA TCAGTGCCACTGTATCTCTCAGAAATGGCACCACCAAATCACAGAGGAGCATTCAACATTGGCTTCCAAGTATGTACTGCCATTGGAGTTCTAGGAGCTAATCTTCTTAACTACGGTACCCAAAAGATCAAGGGCGGCTGGGGCTGGAGAATCTCCCTTTCAATGGCTGCAGCCCCTGCTTCAATACTAACACTGGGTGCTCTTATCCTGCCAGACACACCCAACAGCATAATCCAGCGTAGCAATGGCCCCGAAAAGGCTAAAAAGATGCTGCAACGTGTCCGCGGCACAGCTGACGTTCAAGCAGAACTTGATGATCTTCTCAGAGCAAGCATTGTTTCAAGAACTGTCAAACACCCATTTCAGACAATCATTCAAAGAAAATACAGGCCTCAGCTAGTAATGGCAATACTGATACCATTTTTCCAACAACTTACAGGAATCAATGTCATTTCATTCTACGCTCCGGTACTCTTCAGGACTATTAAGCTAAGTGAAAGTACATCACTACTCATGTCCGCAGTTGTGACTGGCGGGGTAAGCACCATAGCAACAATCACATCGATGATTCTAACCGATAAACTAGGCCGGAAAGTGTTATTTCTGGTTGGGGGAATACTAATGTTTGTGTCGCAAGTAATGATTGGATCAATCATGGCAGCTGAGCTTGGTGATCATGGTGGCATCAGCGAAGGCTATGCTTACTTAGTTTTAGCACTTGTATGTGTATACATAGCTGGGTTTGCGTCCTCTTGGGGGCCATTGGGATGGTTGGTTCCGAGTGAGATTTTTCCGTTGGAGATTAGATCAGCAGGGCAAAGTATTACTGTTGCAGTTggatttttgtttattttcttggtAGCTCAGAGCTTTTTAGCCATGCTTTGCCATTTAAAGGCGgggatttttttcttttttggaggATGGGAGGTGGTGATGACTGTTTTTGTGCACTTTTTTTTACCAGAGACTAAAAATGTGCCAATTGAGCGGATGGATAAAGTGTGGAAAGAGCATTGGTTTTGGCAGAGAATTGTTGGGGATGTGGTGGAAGAAATTAAGATAGAACAGGCACTATGA